A DNA window from Arachis hypogaea cultivar Tifrunner chromosome 18, arahy.Tifrunner.gnm2.J5K5, whole genome shotgun sequence contains the following coding sequences:
- the LOC140181218 gene encoding uncharacterized protein — protein sequence MADREVGVDNPENSQLQTFSIFQSVLWCNVASELWNDLKHRFYEGDLFQIVDLQEEMFAMKQGDLSITAYFTKLKGIWEELDEFKPIPSCACGASCSCELKIIREYRDQEHAVRILRRLNEQYTIVKSQIMLIVLLPNVNFIYSLLLQQERQLIN from the exons ATGGCAGATCGAGAAGTTGGAGTGGATAATCCAGAAAATTCGCAACTGCAAACATTTTCA ATTTTTCAGAGTGTTCTTTGGTGTAACGTGGCCTCAGAACTCTGGAACGATCTCAAGCACAGATTCTATGAAGGTGATTTGTTTCAGATAGTTGATCTTCAAGAAGAGATGTTTGCGATGAAGCAGGGAGATCTATCCATCACTGCATATTTCACTAAACTTAAGGGAATTTGGGAAGAACTTGATGAGTTCAAACCAATTCCATCTTGTGCCTGTGGAGCATCATGCTCATGTGAACTGAAGATCATCAGAGAATATAGAGACCAAGAACATGCTGTTAGAATTTTGAGAAGGTTAAATGAGCAGTACACAATAGTAAAATCACAAATTATGTTGATAGTGCTATTGCCCAATGTGAATTTCATCTATTCTTTACTTTTGCAACAAGAAAGACAATTAATCAACTAA
- the LOC112772332 gene encoding cytochrome P450 94C1 produces MENTLGLLFFLFTLLFCIFSFLLFLSRMKPWCNCHTCRTYTTMSWTTHFTNLSDWYTHLLRNSATGTIHIHVLGNIVTSNPINVEYMLKTRFQNYPKGKPFSAILGDLLGHGIFNVDGSAWMFQRKMASLELGSVAVRTYALQIVTEEIRTRLLPLMVSSVACDQQDQDSVMDLQDILRRFSFDNICKFSFGVDPGCLQPSLPVSPFAAAFDTASKLSAERAMTSSPITWKIKRLLNIGSEKKLKQAIKIINNLAEELINKRRKIGFSTRKDLLSRFMSSVENDNKYLRDIIVSFLLAGRDTVAAALTGFFFLLSKNPSVEVLIREELDRILDNPVQECASFEQLQRMHYLTAAIYESMRLFPPVQFDSKFAQEDDVLPDGTFVPMGTRVTYHPYAMGRMERVWGSDCLKFKPERWLHDGVFVPEDPFKYPVFQAGVRICLGKELAVVEMKSLVATLIRQFDIRVVGSDTEPRFAPGLTATMRGGLSVRVYERSGRWNDP; encoded by the exons ATGGAGAACACATTgggtttgttgttcttcttgttcaCACTCCTCTTCTGTATCTTCTCATTCCTGTTGTTCCTCTCGAGGATGAAGCCATGGTGCAACTGTCACACCTGCAGGACCTACACAACAATGAGTTGGACCACCCACTTCACAAACCTCTCCGATTGGTACACTCATCTCCTCCGTAACTCCGCCACCGGAACCATCCACATCCACGTCTTGGGCAATATCGTAACTTCAAACCCCATCAACGTTGAGTACATGCTTAAGACGCGCTTCCAAAACTACCCCAAAGGGAAGCCGTTCTCCGCCATCCTGGGCGATCTCTTGGGCCACGGGATCTTCAATGTTGACGGCAGCGCGTGGATGTTCCAGAGGAAGATGGCCAGCCTGGAGCTCGGGAGCGTGGCGGTTCGGACCTACGCGCTGCAGATAGTGACGGAAGAGATACGAACCAGGCTCCTTCCTCTCATGGTTTCTTCGGTTGCATGTGATCAACAGGACCAG GATAGTGTGATGGATTTACAAGACATATTGCGACGTTTCTCGTTCGACAACATTTGCAAATTCTCCTTCGGCGTGGACCCAGGTTGTCTCCAACCATCCCTACCTGTTTCACCCTTCGCCGCCGCTTTCGACACGGCCTCCAAGCTCTCGGCAGAGCGTGCAATGACATCATCACCAATCACATGGAAGATCAAGCGCCTACTTAACATTGGATCCGAGAAGAAGCTGAAGCAAGCCATCAAAATCATAAACAACTTAGCAGAAGAGTTAATAAACAAGCGCAGGAAAATCGGATTCTCCACAAGAAAGGATCTCCTCTCAAGGTTCATGAGCTCTGTCGAAAACGACAACAAATACCTCAGAGACATAATCGTTAGTTTTCTATTGGCTGGTCGCGACACTGTTGCGGCCGCGTTAACcggtttctttttcttgttatcCAAAAACCCAAGTGTTGAGGTCTTGATCCGGGAAGAATTGGACCGGATCCTGGACAATCCGGTCCAGGAATGTGCGAGTTTCGAGCAGCTGCAGCGAATGCATTATCTCACTGCTGCGATTTACGAGAGCATGAGACTCTTTCCGCCGGTTCAGTTTGACTCCAAGTTCGCGCAAGAGGATGATGTGTTACCGGATGGTACATTTGTACCCATGGGTACGAGGGTTACATATCATCCGTATGCAATGGGTCGGATGGAGCGGGTTTGGGGGTCCGATTGCCTCAAATTCAAACCCGAAAGATGGTTGCATGACGGTGTGTTTGTGCCGGAGGATCCATTTAAATACCCGGTTTTTCAGGCTGGGGTTAGGATTTGTTTGGGAAAAGAGTTGGCAGTTGTAGAGATGAAATCCTTGGTGGCTACATTGATAAGGCAATTTGATATTCGGGTAGTTGGGTCTGACACGGAGCCCCGGTTTGCACCAGGTCTTACCGCAACCATGCGGGGTGGGTTGTCGGTTCGGGTTTATGAGAGAAGTGGGCGATGGAATGACCCCTGA